A single region of the Prosthecobacter debontii genome encodes:
- a CDS encoding AAA family ATPase translates to MITRIRIQNYRSFVDAEVKLRPFSLVVGANGSGKSNLLRALQLAFRNHTPFERDFVSADPIPLEKHVNYQLEKTTIQGWFDDKLVRCTTDDKKSGDFIRASEPVWVYNIHPGSVSGIEDVIDSSTVKADGQGTVQVLESLKSGDREDLFDLVEANFKWYVPEVEKLSLRTVEKGKKQIQVREKSLKELLPATELSEGTRLILCILTIIHQEEPPPIILLEDIDRGLHPRLFEYMAPLMKDIAERHDINILATTHNPYLVDCFKDDKDAVIIVEKKDGASTLSTLADRLEGLDYDSVDPDDMPLGNLWFSGLVGGVPAKITRRPEK, encoded by the coding sequence ATGATCACTCGCATCCGAATCCAAAACTACCGCTCGTTTGTGGACGCCGAGGTGAAGTTACGGCCCTTTTCGTTGGTGGTGGGAGCGAATGGATCGGGGAAGAGTAATTTGCTGAGAGCCTTACAATTGGCTTTCCGCAATCATACGCCTTTTGAGAGAGATTTTGTGAGCGCTGATCCCATCCCGCTTGAAAAGCACGTCAATTATCAGCTTGAGAAAACAACTATCCAAGGTTGGTTTGACGACAAATTAGTTCGCTGCACTACGGATGATAAAAAATCCGGCGACTTCATTAGGGCATCCGAACCAGTTTGGGTTTATAACATTCATCCCGGTAGTGTCAGCGGCATTGAAGACGTGATTGACTCTTCCACTGTTAAAGCTGACGGACAGGGGACCGTACAGGTTCTTGAATCCCTGAAAAGTGGAGATCGAGAAGATTTATTCGATTTAGTGGAGGCAAACTTTAAATGGTATGTGCCCGAGGTCGAAAAGCTGAGCCTTCGCACTGTCGAAAAAGGTAAAAAACAAATTCAGGTAAGAGAGAAATCGCTCAAGGAACTTCTGCCAGCCACTGAGCTCTCCGAAGGCACTCGGCTCATCCTCTGCATTCTCACCATCATACATCAAGAGGAGCCCCCCCCGATCATCTTGCTGGAAGACATTGATCGCGGTCTGCATCCACGCCTGTTCGAATACATGGCTCCTTTGATGAAGGACATCGCCGAGCGACATGACATCAACATCCTCGCGACGACGCATAACCCTTATCTCGTGGACTGTTTCAAAGACGATAAGGACGCCGTCATCATCGTGGAGAAGAAGGATGGAGCGAGCACACTGAGCACCCTCGCAGATCGTCTGGAAGGCTTGGATTACGATTCGGTCGATCCTGATGACATGCCCCTTGGCAATCTGTGGTTCTCTGGCCTTGTCGGGGGTGTGCCAGCCAAGATTACTCGCCGTCCAGAAAAGTGA
- the dnaE gene encoding DNA polymerase III subunit alpha: MADSFVHLHVHSDYSLLDGACRIGDLVKRAQKYQMPAVAITDHGNLYGAIDLYMSALKTKPKVKKGEEPSPEDLAKVVKPIIGCEVYLAPGSMHEKKEVQGRKRASHLTLLASSNEGYENLSRIVTEAHLYGQWYNPRLDKDLLRKHSKGLICLSGCINGEINQLLLTDRPAEAEKSLREFVEIFGPDNFYLELQNHGMEQQRTVTEQLLKWSKSYGLKTVATNDVHFMDRDAHESHDIMICIGTGANVHDQNRITYSPEVYFKSPAEMRALFSEFPEACDATLEIAEKCNINIRLDSTSIDRYPQYPMGDVAGNWPDRVAYLRHLCEEGLIRRYGRDRALNDEVLRKRLDYELALLAEKNFTSYFLIVWDFINWAREHGIPVGPGRGSAAGSVVAFVLGITDIDPLRFELVFERFLNPERVSPPDIDIDFCQTRRPEVIQYVREKYGELSVSHIITFGTMGAKSVIRDVGRVLGWSYGDADRLSKMIPTELNITLKDAVEKNPELKNYLDTDSNAQELWKHATFLEGITRGTGIHAAGVVIGDRPLYDFIALTRGNEEEIVSQFAMKPLTELGMLKMDFLGLKTLTVIHEAEYWVKKRFPDYNTSNAPLDDVKTFEMLQRGETVAVFQMESGGMVNTCKQLGPDKIEEIIAILALYRPGPMQFIPDFIARKKGLEQVEYPHPLLEKISKETYGILVYQEQVQQAANLLAGFTLGQADLLRRAMGKKDAQEMARQRLVFVDGCQKTNGIAPKLANEIFDLLEKFAQYGFNKSHSAAYGIVTYRTAYLKANFPVEFMTGVLSLEVSNTDKIANFVSECQRMGIVILPPDVNKSEMAFSPERTKDADPTTDAPNAIRFGLGAIKNVGEGAMNTAVEERRKNGPYKSLEDFCSRLDTKSVNKKIMESLVRAGAFDFTKEDRASMFARLDQVLASAALMQKDKKAGQGGLFDDFAMAPPKKKSTVEVKVTPWTLEETLGYEKELLGFYVSGHPLDSYRGHFESNKLTRIIALEEVDTSAKPQTVTIAGIINTLEVKYSKKDNRPFATFTFEDFTGQIEMMAWSDDYEKHKELLVVGNVLEIRCRCMKDQRTEGNRFALSSIKPLQPKKARDPKAGEAGSEPPAPKPAAPPPPPKPLVLRLDCRKHSQIDLERIHEVLVKFPGELPVIFEFSYNGGSKVRLQAGDDFRVTQTKDLVQQLMIWL, encoded by the coding sequence ATGGCAGATTCCTTTGTCCACCTCCATGTCCACTCTGATTACTCATTGCTCGACGGCGCTTGCCGCATCGGGGATCTAGTCAAGCGGGCGCAAAAGTATCAGATGCCAGCCGTGGCGATCACGGACCATGGCAATCTGTATGGAGCCATTGACCTTTACATGTCGGCTCTGAAGACCAAGCCGAAGGTCAAAAAAGGCGAAGAACCCAGCCCTGAAGATTTGGCGAAGGTCGTGAAGCCCATCATCGGCTGTGAGGTCTATCTGGCCCCCGGCTCCATGCACGAAAAAAAGGAAGTGCAGGGCCGCAAACGCGCTTCGCACCTGACCCTGCTGGCCTCCAGCAACGAGGGCTACGAAAACCTCTCCCGCATCGTCACCGAGGCGCATCTCTACGGCCAATGGTACAATCCCCGCCTCGATAAGGACCTGCTGCGCAAGCATAGCAAGGGACTCATCTGCCTGAGTGGCTGTATCAATGGTGAGATCAATCAACTGCTGCTGACGGATCGCCCGGCAGAAGCAGAGAAGAGCCTGCGTGAATTCGTGGAGATCTTCGGGCCCGATAACTTTTATCTGGAGCTGCAAAACCATGGCATGGAGCAGCAGCGCACCGTCACGGAGCAGCTTCTGAAGTGGAGCAAAAGCTACGGGCTAAAAACCGTGGCCACCAATGACGTGCATTTCATGGATCGAGATGCCCATGAGAGCCACGACATCATGATCTGCATCGGCACGGGAGCCAACGTGCATGACCAGAACCGCATCACCTACTCCCCCGAGGTCTATTTCAAAAGCCCAGCGGAGATGCGCGCCCTGTTCTCTGAATTTCCCGAGGCCTGTGACGCCACCCTGGAGATTGCCGAGAAGTGCAACATCAACATCCGGCTCGACTCCACCAGCATCGACCGCTACCCGCAGTATCCGATGGGGGACGTGGCGGGCAATTGGCCGGACCGTGTGGCCTATCTGCGTCACCTCTGTGAGGAGGGCTTGATCCGCCGCTATGGACGCGACCGTGCACTCAATGACGAGGTCCTGCGCAAGCGTCTGGACTATGAGCTGGCCTTGCTGGCGGAAAAGAACTTCACCAGTTACTTCCTCATCGTCTGGGACTTCATCAATTGGGCGCGTGAGCACGGCATCCCCGTGGGACCGGGACGTGGTTCGGCGGCCGGTTCGGTGGTCGCCTTCGTCCTCGGCATCACCGACATTGACCCGCTGCGCTTTGAGCTGGTTTTCGAACGTTTCCTCAACCCGGAACGCGTCAGCCCTCCCGATATCGATATCGACTTCTGCCAGACCCGCCGTCCCGAAGTCATTCAGTATGTGCGCGAGAAGTATGGTGAGTTGAGCGTCAGCCACATCATCACCTTTGGCACCATGGGCGCCAAATCCGTGATTCGTGACGTGGGCCGTGTGCTCGGCTGGAGTTATGGCGATGCGGATCGCCTCTCCAAGATGATCCCCACCGAGCTGAACATCACGCTCAAGGATGCGGTCGAGAAAAACCCCGAGCTGAAGAACTACCTCGATACCGACAGCAACGCCCAGGAACTTTGGAAGCACGCCACCTTCCTGGAGGGCATCACCCGCGGCACCGGTATCCACGCCGCCGGCGTCGTTATCGGGGATCGCCCGCTGTATGACTTCATCGCGCTGACACGTGGCAACGAAGAGGAAATCGTTTCCCAGTTCGCCATGAAGCCGCTCACTGAGCTGGGTATGTTGAAGATGGACTTCCTGGGTTTGAAAACCCTGACCGTCATTCACGAGGCCGAGTATTGGGTGAAGAAGCGGTTCCCGGATTACAACACCTCCAACGCTCCGTTGGACGATGTGAAAACCTTCGAAATGCTGCAACGAGGCGAGACGGTCGCTGTGTTCCAGATGGAATCCGGCGGCATGGTCAATACCTGCAAGCAGCTGGGGCCCGATAAGATCGAGGAGATTATCGCTATTCTGGCCCTGTATCGTCCAGGGCCGATGCAGTTCATTCCCGACTTCATTGCCCGTAAAAAGGGCCTGGAGCAGGTGGAGTATCCGCACCCGCTGCTGGAGAAGATCTCCAAAGAAACCTACGGGATTCTGGTTTACCAGGAACAGGTGCAGCAGGCGGCGAACTTGCTCGCTGGGTTCACCCTCGGTCAGGCTGACTTGCTGCGTCGAGCCATGGGTAAAAAGGATGCCCAGGAGATGGCTCGTCAGCGTCTCGTCTTCGTGGATGGCTGTCAGAAGACCAACGGCATCGCCCCGAAGCTGGCGAACGAGATCTTCGACTTGCTGGAAAAGTTCGCCCAATACGGTTTCAACAAGTCCCACTCCGCAGCTTACGGGATCGTGACTTACCGCACGGCTTACTTGAAAGCCAATTTCCCGGTCGAATTCATGACGGGCGTGCTCAGCCTCGAAGTCAGCAACACAGACAAGATTGCCAACTTCGTCAGCGAGTGCCAGCGCATGGGCATCGTCATCCTGCCGCCGGACGTGAACAAGTCCGAGATGGCCTTCTCACCCGAGCGCACGAAGGACGCCGATCCCACCACCGATGCGCCGAACGCCATCCGTTTCGGCCTCGGAGCCATCAAGAACGTCGGTGAAGGCGCCATGAACACAGCCGTGGAAGAACGGCGGAAAAATGGCCCTTACAAAAGCCTCGAAGACTTCTGCTCCCGCCTCGACACCAAGTCCGTGAACAAGAAGATCATGGAGTCCCTGGTGCGTGCCGGGGCCTTTGACTTCACCAAGGAGGATCGTGCCTCCATGTTCGCGCGGCTCGATCAGGTGCTCGCTTCCGCAGCCCTGATGCAGAAGGACAAAAAGGCGGGTCAGGGCGGTCTCTTCGATGACTTCGCCATGGCCCCGCCGAAGAAAAAATCGACAGTCGAAGTCAAGGTCACTCCCTGGACGCTGGAAGAGACCCTGGGGTATGAAAAGGAACTGCTCGGCTTCTACGTCAGTGGTCACCCACTCGACAGCTATCGCGGTCACTTCGAATCCAATAAGCTGACCCGCATCATCGCGTTGGAGGAGGTGGACACCAGTGCCAAACCGCAGACGGTCACCATCGCGGGCATCATCAACACCCTGGAGGTGAAATACTCCAAGAAGGACAATCGCCCCTTTGCCACCTTCACCTTTGAAGACTTCACCGGCCAGATCGAGATGATGGCCTGGAGTGATGACTACGAAAAGCACAAGGAGCTCTTGGTGGTCGGCAACGTGCTCGAGATCCGCTGCCGCTGCATGAAGGACCAGCGCACGGAAGGAAACCGCTTTGCCCTCAGCAGCATCAAGCCGCTCCAGCCCAAAAAAGCCCGGGATCCCAAAGCGGGTGAAGCCGGAAGCGAGCCCCCAGCCCCCAAACCCGCCGCTCCACCTCCGCCACCGAAACCGCTCGTGCTCCGTCTGGACTGCCGCAAGCACAGCCAGATCGACCTGGAGCGAATCCACGAGGTGCTGGTGAAGTTCCCCGGCGAACTGCCCGTCATCTTCGAGTTCAGTTACAACGGCGGCAGCAAAGTGCGCCTCCAGGCTGGCGATGACTTCCGTGTGACTCAGACCAAGGATCTCGTGCAGCAGCTCATGATTTGGCTGTAG
- a CDS encoding DUF1501 domain-containing protein, whose product MSTCLSRRHFLGTSAFNLGSLGLLSLLQQDGLIGAEAPEKPLLDRVTYDNLPKKPHHEPKAKAMISLFMGGGPSHIDMFDPKPLLNKWDGKIFPGGEIKFDNAGGATKTVMGSPFKFSRHGDSGMELSELIPHTATLADDICLVRSMNLTGIRNHVAGMKALDTGSGISGRPALGSWLSYGLGSVSQNLPAFVSLVVGKNPPGSPYWASGLLPSVYQGTHVREQQPRIMNLDAPDYLKGAAQEKQLSLLEKLNGRHLLEHPGELDLQARIASYQLAARMQTAASDALDLSGETEATKALYGLNDDRTRRLAEACIIARRLVERGVRFVQIWDYSWDMHENINEALVRRCGNNDQPSAALVKDLKSRGMLDSTLVFWGGEMGRLPVIQGRGNAKPGRDHNTDGFSIWMAGGGVKAGHVHGATDDWGLNAVDQVVHHYDYLATVLHLFGLDANRLTYKRNGRAETILNGQPGQVVKGILA is encoded by the coding sequence ATGTCCACCTGCCTATCACGCCGTCACTTTCTGGGCACGAGTGCTTTCAATCTCGGTTCCCTGGGTTTGCTTTCCTTGCTCCAGCAAGATGGCCTGATCGGAGCCGAAGCTCCCGAAAAGCCGCTGCTGGATCGGGTGACCTATGACAACCTGCCGAAGAAGCCGCATCACGAACCGAAGGCCAAGGCGATGATCTCGCTCTTCATGGGCGGCGGTCCCAGTCACATCGACATGTTTGATCCCAAGCCCCTGCTGAATAAGTGGGACGGCAAAATCTTCCCCGGCGGCGAAATCAAATTCGACAATGCGGGCGGTGCGACCAAGACGGTGATGGGCAGCCCGTTCAAGTTCAGTCGTCATGGCGATTCGGGCATGGAACTCTCGGAGCTCATCCCACACACCGCTACTCTAGCGGATGATATCTGTCTGGTGCGCAGCATGAACCTGACAGGCATCCGCAACCACGTCGCCGGCATGAAGGCGCTGGATACGGGTAGCGGCATCAGTGGTCGTCCCGCGCTAGGTAGCTGGCTCAGTTACGGCTTGGGTAGCGTTTCGCAGAATCTACCCGCTTTTGTCTCCCTGGTGGTGGGAAAAAACCCGCCCGGCTCACCTTACTGGGCCAGTGGTTTGTTGCCCTCGGTTTACCAAGGCACCCATGTACGTGAGCAGCAGCCTCGCATCATGAATCTGGACGCCCCTGACTACCTGAAAGGAGCCGCCCAGGAAAAGCAGCTTTCGCTTCTCGAAAAACTCAATGGAAGGCATCTCTTGGAGCATCCCGGTGAGCTGGACCTGCAAGCCCGCATCGCCAGTTATCAACTGGCCGCCCGCATGCAGACAGCAGCTAGCGATGCCCTGGACCTGAGCGGTGAAACGGAGGCCACCAAGGCCCTCTATGGGCTCAACGATGATCGCACCCGCCGTCTCGCCGAGGCCTGCATCATTGCCCGCCGTCTGGTGGAGCGCGGGGTTCGGTTTGTGCAGATCTGGGACTACTCCTGGGACATGCACGAAAACATTAACGAGGCCCTGGTGCGCCGCTGCGGCAACAATGACCAACCAAGTGCGGCTCTGGTGAAGGATCTGAAATCACGTGGCATGCTGGATAGCACGTTGGTCTTCTGGGGAGGTGAAATGGGCCGCCTGCCCGTGATTCAAGGGCGTGGCAATGCCAAGCCTGGTCGCGATCACAACACCGACGGCTTCAGCATCTGGATGGCTGGGGGCGGGGTGAAAGCCGGGCACGTGCATGGGGCCACCGACGACTGGGGCTTGAATGCCGTGGATCAAGTGGTGCATCATTACGATTACCTCGCCACGGTGCTGCATCTGTTTGGCCTGGACGCCAACCGCCTCACCTACAAGCGCAACGGTCGTGCTGAAACCATTCTGAATGGTCAGCCTGGGCAGGTGGTGAAAGGGATCTTGGCGTAG
- a CDS encoding transglycosylase domain-containing protein: MALIILAGVAALGAYAIIVAPLKAKAETYDLTEIRKLEAASIIYDRNGDELSRIYVLNRTPVPIKDVPQHFIDALTAQEDSRFFSHDGVDYIGLIRAVYLNFRAGEVTQGASTITQQLARQTFGLMEKSYKRKIMEAFVAQRIERQYSKPEILELYLNRIFFGRNFYGIQAAALGYFGKDARDLTVEEAATIAGLIKSPNNIEPIRHPKRAIKERNYVLDRMVIEGSLSRDDAESLKLKPMVTAPQSSDPRLSYAFDKVRQEVVALLGEERAAIGGFQIYTSIDKDLQRAAETAMKKRLAEVETRPNYPHQTYTQFRGILTDWRSKINKHELPADTPRPLPEYLQGAAIVMDNSDGSILAMVGGRDFIDSQYNRATDGLRPVGTAFTPFVYAAAFSKPGYFPMTPLADEPLSNQRIMIGGFTGILGEWGMEVDDPKWSRQPISSREALVGSHNSATVRLGERVALEGGRLKQDFKDFVKRAGIGTELRDYPSSFLGASEARLDEMCLAYSCFPTQGKRPAKQHLIQRITDFRGKTVYQLDEKTLQPVRAMDEIAAYQVHTCLSEALHRGTGAPSIEYGLGDFPAGGKTGTHYEFKDLWFLGYTSSVTCGVWVGFDKQKTIYPGAFSNKVALPIWTDIINASTKGRTPQEIDPPESADRVEICRVSGLRATDYCYDKVKGPDGVERSVRSTYYEYLRPGTSYNTTCPIHTGEGLPADLAAFHRAIVQNANTAMMADANKYVNIEPVHLQDPIILGDDPYNSEKPVLRARPVNDDGTPILRAVPVDVGEGDPTEQPIIQLKPPPPMKIEL, translated from the coding sequence ATGGCTCTAATCATTCTCGCTGGTGTCGCCGCCCTGGGCGCTTATGCCATCATCGTGGCTCCGCTCAAAGCTAAGGCCGAGACTTACGATCTCACGGAGATCCGCAAACTGGAGGCCGCCAGCATCATCTACGACCGCAATGGCGACGAACTCTCCCGCATCTATGTGCTGAACCGCACCCCAGTGCCGATCAAGGACGTGCCGCAGCACTTTATCGACGCCCTGACCGCTCAGGAAGACAGCCGTTTCTTCAGCCACGATGGAGTGGATTACATCGGCCTGATCCGCGCTGTGTATTTAAACTTCCGCGCTGGTGAAGTCACCCAGGGAGCCAGCACGATCACCCAACAGCTCGCCCGCCAGACTTTCGGGCTCATGGAAAAAAGCTACAAACGTAAGATCATGGAGGCCTTTGTGGCGCAGCGGATTGAGCGTCAATACTCCAAGCCGGAAATCCTGGAGCTCTATCTGAACCGCATCTTTTTCGGTCGCAACTTCTACGGGATTCAGGCAGCGGCTTTAGGTTACTTCGGCAAAGATGCCCGAGACCTGACGGTGGAGGAAGCCGCCACCATTGCGGGCCTGATCAAGAGCCCGAACAACATTGAGCCGATCCGGCATCCTAAGCGCGCCATCAAGGAACGAAACTACGTGCTGGACCGCATGGTCATCGAGGGCTCCCTGAGCCGAGACGATGCCGAGAGTCTGAAGCTGAAACCCATGGTGACCGCTCCCCAGAGCAGCGATCCCAGGCTCAGCTATGCCTTTGACAAAGTGAGGCAGGAAGTGGTGGCCCTACTCGGTGAAGAACGCGCTGCCATCGGTGGCTTCCAGATCTACACCAGCATCGACAAAGACCTCCAGCGAGCCGCCGAGACGGCCATGAAAAAGCGTCTCGCAGAGGTGGAAACCCGGCCGAACTACCCTCACCAGACCTACACCCAATTTCGCGGGATTTTGACGGATTGGCGCAGCAAGATCAACAAACACGAATTGCCCGCCGATACGCCACGCCCGCTACCCGAATATCTGCAAGGCGCTGCGATCGTGATGGACAACTCCGATGGCTCCATCCTGGCCATGGTCGGTGGCCGCGACTTCATCGACAGCCAATACAATCGCGCCACAGATGGCCTGCGTCCCGTCGGCACCGCCTTTACCCCCTTCGTGTATGCAGCAGCTTTCTCTAAGCCCGGCTACTTCCCCATGACGCCACTGGCGGATGAACCGCTGAGCAATCAGCGCATCATGATCGGCGGCTTCACCGGCATTCTCGGGGAGTGGGGCATGGAGGTGGATGATCCCAAGTGGTCACGCCAACCCATCAGTTCCCGGGAGGCTCTCGTCGGCTCTCATAACTCCGCCACCGTGCGCTTGGGAGAGCGAGTCGCCTTGGAAGGCGGGCGCTTGAAACAGGATTTCAAGGACTTCGTCAAACGGGCTGGCATCGGCACCGAGCTGCGGGACTATCCTTCCAGCTTCCTGGGTGCCTCGGAGGCTCGCCTGGATGAAATGTGCCTCGCTTACTCCTGCTTTCCCACTCAGGGTAAGCGCCCAGCGAAACAGCACCTGATCCAGCGCATCACGGACTTCCGGGGCAAGACGGTCTATCAGCTGGATGAAAAGACCCTCCAACCGGTCCGGGCCATGGACGAGATCGCGGCCTATCAGGTGCATACTTGCCTCTCGGAAGCTCTGCATCGCGGCACCGGGGCTCCCTCGATTGAGTATGGTCTGGGTGATTTCCCTGCCGGTGGAAAAACGGGCACGCACTATGAGTTTAAAGACCTCTGGTTCCTCGGCTACACCTCCTCCGTCACCTGCGGTGTCTGGGTGGGCTTCGACAAACAAAAGACCATTTATCCCGGTGCCTTCTCCAACAAAGTGGCTCTGCCGATCTGGACGGACATCATCAATGCCTCCACCAAGGGCCGCACGCCTCAGGAAATCGATCCACCGGAGTCTGCCGATCGCGTGGAAATCTGCCGCGTGAGCGGTCTGCGTGCCACGGACTACTGCTATGACAAAGTCAAAGGTCCCGATGGTGTCGAGCGCTCCGTCCGCAGCACTTATTATGAATACCTGCGTCCAGGGACGAGCTACAATACCACCTGTCCCATCCATACCGGAGAAGGCCTGCCTGCCGATCTAGCCGCCTTTCACCGAGCCATCGTCCAGAATGCCAACACGGCGATGATGGCCGATGCTAACAAATACGTGAACATCGAGCCCGTGCATCTCCAGGACCCCATCATCCTCGGTGATGATCCCTACAACTCTGAGAAGCCTGTGCTCCGCGCCCGCCCCGTCAACGACGACGGCACCCCCATCCTCCGTGCGGTGCCCGTGGATGTCGGTGAAGGTGATCCCACCGAGCAGCCCATCATTCAGCTCAAGCCACCGCCGCCGATGAAGATCGAGCTGTGA
- a CDS encoding class I SAM-dependent methyltransferase, with protein sequence MRILHDDLANSQEGRLTFAQVMEKALYHPQHGYYGPGPRRIGRSGDFYTAVSVGPLYGRLLAELALQGWKEQGSPGEFAVIEQAAHDGQLAEDICEELLGRQGTKGLRYLIVEPNPRYEVVQRQRLERFGERVKWVSSLAELPAMPALFLCNELPDAMPVHLVRWNGQVWHELYVAADRGELTFTPAALSSSELESELARLPTDLPEGYTTEVNLAALAWMQELIKVPFHGQIYIADYGLDDFELYSPTRSTGTLRRYAQHQTDDRVLENLGECDLTTHINFTRLIETAEAASLKVRSYELQGRFLGKLAMPVLASLEGRRDGSTQALLRQFQSLTHPAFMGRSFRVLVLEK encoded by the coding sequence ATGCGCATTCTGCACGATGATCTTGCCAACTCTCAGGAGGGCAGGCTGACCTTTGCTCAGGTGATGGAGAAGGCGCTGTATCATCCTCAACATGGCTACTATGGCCCTGGCCCGCGCCGCATCGGGCGTAGCGGAGACTTCTACACGGCGGTCAGTGTCGGGCCATTGTATGGGCGGCTGCTCGCTGAGTTGGCGCTTCAGGGATGGAAAGAGCAGGGGAGTCCGGGAGAATTTGCAGTCATCGAGCAAGCCGCGCATGATGGCCAACTCGCCGAGGATATCTGCGAGGAACTCCTGGGTAGACAGGGAACGAAGGGGCTACGTTACCTCATTGTCGAGCCCAATCCCCGTTACGAGGTCGTTCAGCGCCAACGGCTTGAACGATTCGGTGAGCGGGTGAAATGGGTGTCTTCTCTGGCTGAGCTTCCGGCCATGCCAGCCCTGTTTTTGTGCAATGAATTGCCTGATGCCATGCCTGTCCATCTCGTGCGGTGGAATGGTCAGGTTTGGCACGAATTGTATGTGGCGGCTGACCGAGGCGAGCTGACCTTCACGCCCGCGGCGCTATCTTCCTCGGAGTTGGAGAGTGAACTCGCTCGCTTGCCGACGGACTTGCCCGAAGGCTACACCACCGAGGTGAACCTCGCGGCTCTGGCCTGGATGCAAGAGCTGATCAAGGTGCCCTTTCATGGGCAGATTTACATCGCCGATTACGGCCTGGATGACTTCGAACTGTATTCACCGACGCGCAGCACCGGCACGCTGCGCCGCTACGCCCAGCATCAGACCGATGACCGAGTCCTGGAAAATCTGGGCGAATGCGACCTGACCACGCACATCAATTTCACCCGCCTGATCGAGACTGCCGAAGCCGCGTCGCTGAAAGTCCGGAGCTACGAGTTACAAGGGCGTTTCCTGGGGAAGCTCGCCATGCCTGTGCTGGCGAGTTTGGAGGGGCGTCGAGATGGCTCGACGCAGGCTTTGCTCAGGCAGTTCCAATCCCTGACACATCCGGCGTTCATGGGCCGGTCTTTCCGGGTGCTGGTGTTGGAGAAGTGA
- the pyk gene encoding pyruvate kinase produces MPHMRKTKILCTLGPATESAEVINSLIEKGADIFRLNMSHASHDWVRMVYGRIREAAAKGSKEIAVLMDLTGPSIRTGDVEQPWQLQVGDWVEFRCKPDLSPTVPLSVTVNYPDLGKDLKIGDIIMVDGGMIQIKATEVSEKRVIGTVLTKGEMKSRRHINLPGVPVRLPPLTQKDYADLDLGVDLGVDYFALSFAREPAHIQHLQLLLEQKGSKARVIAKIENQQALNNIDTLVEASGGIMVARGDLGSECPIEDLPLIQRQIVERCSYHGRKVIVATQMLESMIENPVPTRAEVTDIFNAVIEQVDCVMLSGETSVGRYPDKCVEVLDTVIRRIEQKYPSGRFASDAPLKTNKHKTVKAAILLANSIPGSKLLVFTLRGVMAHLLAHQRPEYAPIFAFTPNLHVSRTLVTARGVQPFVLSFDEGNPEKAIRDAIETLRSLGHIKAGDPLVILSDALYDGVNVDAILLRDG; encoded by the coding sequence ATGCCGCACATGCGCAAGACCAAGATCCTTTGCACGCTCGGGCCTGCCACCGAGTCCGCTGAAGTTATCAACAGCCTCATCGAAAAAGGGGCCGACATTTTCCGTCTCAACATGAGCCACGCCTCCCATGACTGGGTGCGCATGGTTTACGGTCGTATCCGTGAGGCCGCTGCCAAGGGTTCCAAAGAAATCGCTGTGCTGATGGACCTCACCGGGCCGAGCATCCGCACGGGTGATGTCGAACAACCGTGGCAGCTCCAAGTGGGTGATTGGGTGGAGTTTCGCTGCAAACCCGACCTCTCCCCAACGGTCCCGCTTTCCGTCACCGTCAATTATCCCGATTTGGGCAAGGATCTGAAGATTGGTGACATCATCATGGTGGATGGCGGCATGATTCAGATCAAAGCCACGGAAGTGAGCGAAAAGCGCGTCATCGGCACCGTGCTGACCAAGGGCGAGATGAAATCCCGCCGTCACATCAACCTGCCCGGCGTGCCCGTGCGCCTGCCGCCACTCACGCAGAAGGATTACGCCGATCTCGACCTCGGGGTGGATCTCGGCGTGGACTATTTCGCCCTCAGCTTCGCCCGTGAACCGGCGCACATTCAGCACCTGCAACTGCTGCTGGAGCAGAAAGGCAGTAAAGCCCGGGTCATCGCCAAGATCGAAAACCAGCAGGCGCTCAACAACATCGACACCCTCGTGGAGGCCAGCGGTGGCATCATGGTGGCTCGTGGTGACCTCGGCAGTGAATGCCCCATTGAAGACCTACCGCTGATTCAACGGCAAATCGTCGAGCGCTGCTCCTATCACGGTCGCAAGGTCATCGTGGCGACCCAGATGCTGGAAAGCATGATCGAAAACCCCGTGCCCACCCGCGCCGAGGTGACGGATATCTTCAATGCCGTGATCGAGCAGGTGGACTGCGTGATGCTCAGCGGCGAGACCAGCGTGGGCCGCTATCCTGACAAGTGTGTCGAAGTGCTGGATACCGTCATCCGTCGGATCGAGCAGAAGTATCCCTCCGGCCGCTTCGCCAGTGATGCTCCGCTGAAAACGAACAAGCATAAAACTGTCAAGGCTGCCATCCTGCTGGCCAATAGCATCCCGGGTTCTAAGCTCCTGGTCTTCACGCTGCGTGGGGTAATGGCGCATCTTCTCGCGCATCAGCGGCCCGAATACGCCCCGATCTTCGCCTTCACGCCCAACCTGCACGTCAGCCGCACCTTGGTGACCGCGCGCGGGGTACAGCCCTTCGTTTTATCTTTCGATGAAGGCAATCCTGAGAAGGCGATCCGAGATGCCATCGAAACCCTGCGCAGCCTAGGACACATCAAGGCGGGTGACCCTCTTGTGATCCTCAGTGATGCCCTCTACGACGGCGTCAACGTCGATGCCATCCTCCTGCGCGACGGCTGA